A section of the Veillonella criceti genome encodes:
- the purB gene encoding adenylosuccinate lyase, with amino-acid sequence MIQRYTREKMGHIWSERNEFEQMLEVEILACEAQAELGTIPKEAAKVIREKANFDVERIHEIEKETNHDIISFVTAVGEYVGEEAKYIHLGLTSTDVKDTALGAMMKQACDIILEDLHTLRDVLRRRAAEFKYTPMVGRTHGIHGEPTTFGLKLCLWMAEIERDIERLEHAKKNVAVGKMSGAVGTYSVNDPYIEKYVCEKLGLEPVKIATQVIQRDRHAELCSTLAIIASTLDKIALEIRHLQRTEVREAEEYFSPKQKGSSAMPHKRNPITCERICGLARVVRGNAQAAMEDVALWHERDISHSSVERVILPDSTITVDYMLSLTIKVIDKLLVYPDNMMKNLELTGGLIFSQQILTALVDKGAVRDQAYRWVQRHAMARWLEGKDFKAGLKGDEDIKKYLTDEEIDHLFDPHRMLRHVDTIMARFGL; translated from the coding sequence ATGATTCAACGGTATACAAGAGAAAAAATGGGCCACATTTGGAGCGAACGTAATGAATTTGAACAAATGTTGGAAGTTGAAATTTTAGCGTGTGAAGCACAGGCCGAATTGGGAACGATTCCTAAAGAAGCGGCTAAAGTGATTCGTGAAAAAGCAAATTTTGATGTAGAACGAATTCACGAAATCGAAAAAGAAACAAATCATGATATTATTTCTTTCGTAACAGCAGTTGGCGAATATGTTGGGGAAGAAGCTAAATATATTCATCTTGGTTTAACTTCGACAGACGTAAAAGATACGGCTCTTGGCGCTATGATGAAACAGGCTTGTGACATCATTTTAGAAGATTTACATACTTTACGTGATGTGCTTCGTCGTCGTGCCGCTGAATTCAAATATACGCCAATGGTTGGTCGTACACATGGGATTCATGGTGAACCGACTACTTTTGGGTTGAAACTTTGCCTTTGGATGGCTGAAATTGAACGTGATATTGAACGGTTAGAACATGCTAAGAAAAATGTAGCCGTTGGTAAAATGTCTGGTGCTGTTGGTACGTATTCTGTTAATGATCCATATATTGAAAAATACGTTTGTGAAAAATTGGGGTTAGAACCAGTTAAAATTGCTACACAGGTTATTCAACGTGATCGTCATGCAGAACTTTGTAGTACCTTAGCCATTATCGCTAGTACATTAGACAAAATCGCTTTAGAAATTCGTCATTTACAACGTACTGAAGTACGTGAAGCAGAAGAATATTTCAGCCCTAAACAAAAAGGCTCTTCCGCTATGCCTCACAAACGTAATCCAATTACCTGTGAACGCATTTGTGGTTTAGCTCGTGTCGTACGAGGGAATGCTCAAGCTGCTATGGAAGATGTAGCCTTGTGGCATGAACGTGATATTTCTCATAGCTCTGTAGAGCGTGTTATTTTACCAGATAGCACAATTACCGTAGACTACATGTTGTCCTTAACAATTAAAGTGATTGATAAATTGTTAGTATATCCAGACAATATGATGAAAAACTTGGAATTAACCGGTGGTTTAATTTTCAGTCAGCAAATTTTAACAGCCTTAGTTGATAAAGGGGCGGTTCGTGACCAAGCGTATCGTTGGGTACAACGCCATGCTATGGCTCGCTGGTTAGAAGGTAAAGACTTCAAAGCTGGTTTAAAAGGTGATGAAGACATTAAGAAATATCTAACTGATGAAGAAATCGATCATTTATTTGATCCACATCGCATGCTTCGCCATGTAGATACGATTATGGCTCGTTTTGGATTATAA
- a CDS encoding adenylosuccinate synthase, whose protein sequence is MATSMVIGTQWGDEGKGKIVDYLAEQADVVVRSQGGNNAGHTVVVDDKAFALRLLPSGILYDNKINVVGTGTVIDPKVLLGEIENLEREGKSAKTLQISNRAHVILPYHNRLDEAEEASKGALSIGTTKNGIGPCYADKVNRIGIRICDLMNEEVFKEKLTYNVKLKNKILRDVYGAEPVDYYEILKDYLGYADRLRQYVTDTNYNVVSYIKDGKKVLFEGAQATMLDLDHGTYPFVTSSHPISGGASVGAGVGPNYLKNIVGVVKAYATRVGAGPFPSELLDETGDLLRETGREFGTVTGRPRRCGWLDLAVVSYAADLNSLDYLAITRLDILDKLPELKICVGYTLNGEPVKGFPADLQELEKCEPVYETMPGWQTDISHIRNYEDLPENARRYVERISEVTGVRIGIVSVGPNRKQTIVLQEVFGA, encoded by the coding sequence ATGGCAACCAGTATGGTTATCGGCACCCAATGGGGCGACGAAGGAAAAGGTAAAATCGTAGATTATTTAGCAGAACAGGCAGACGTGGTAGTACGCAGTCAAGGTGGCAATAATGCTGGACATACCGTAGTGGTTGACGATAAAGCATTTGCCCTTCGTTTATTGCCTAGTGGGATTTTGTATGATAACAAAATCAATGTTGTCGGTACAGGGACTGTTATCGATCCTAAAGTATTACTCGGTGAAATTGAAAACTTAGAACGAGAAGGTAAAAGCGCCAAAACGTTGCAGATTTCCAATCGTGCTCATGTAATTTTGCCATACCACAATCGTTTGGATGAAGCAGAAGAAGCTTCTAAAGGTGCTCTTTCTATTGGTACGACTAAAAATGGTATTGGCCCATGCTATGCGGATAAAGTGAATCGTATTGGTATTCGCATTTGCGATTTGATGAATGAAGAAGTTTTCAAAGAAAAATTAACATATAATGTAAAACTTAAAAATAAAATTTTACGTGATGTATATGGTGCAGAACCAGTAGATTACTATGAAATTCTTAAAGATTACTTAGGCTATGCAGACCGTTTGCGCCAATATGTAACTGACACAAATTACAACGTAGTGTCCTATATTAAAGATGGCAAAAAAGTATTGTTTGAAGGGGCGCAAGCTACGATGCTTGACCTTGATCATGGTACGTATCCATTCGTAACTAGTTCTCATCCAATTTCTGGTGGTGCTTCTGTGGGTGCTGGTGTAGGCCCTAACTACTTGAAAAATATCGTAGGGGTTGTTAAAGCCTATGCCACTCGTGTAGGGGCTGGCCCATTCCCATCTGAACTATTAGATGAAACAGGGGATTTACTTCGTGAAACAGGTCGCGAATTTGGTACTGTAACAGGTCGTCCTCGCCGTTGTGGTTGGTTAGACTTAGCCGTAGTTAGCTATGCGGCTGACTTGAATAGCCTTGATTATTTAGCGATTACTCGTCTTGATATTTTAGATAAATTGCCAGAATTAAAAATCTGCGTAGGCTATACCTTAAATGGCGAACCAGTGAAAGGCTTCCCAGCTGATTTACAAGAATTAGAAAAATGTGAACCAGTGTATGAAACAATGCCTGGTTGGCAAACTGATATTAGTCATATTCGCAATTACGAAGATTTACCAGAAAATGCACGTCGTTATGTAGAACGTATTTCCGAAGTAACGGGTGTTCGTATTGGCATTGTATCGGTTGGTCCTAATCGTAAACAGACTATCGTATTGCAAGAGGTTTTTGGCGCATAA
- a CDS encoding DedA family protein has product MEYLISFLETYGYAAMFIAMVLENANIPIPSEIVLGFSGYLIAQGVFEMNMTMIVATAAGVVGSILSYWMGEHGGRPLLKRYGKYIFFNEHKFEMAEKMFNKYGGAAVFFGRLLPGIRTFISFPAGIARYPMGRFVIWTLLGTIPWTILLVWLGVKLGEHWQDLIEYNHEFLVIMIAVFAVIALFFGIRYYRNKKKKVATTSSEKQDTQND; this is encoded by the coding sequence GTGGAATATTTAATTTCTTTTTTAGAAACTTATGGCTATGCGGCCATGTTTATTGCTATGGTATTGGAAAATGCGAACATACCCATTCCCAGTGAAATTGTGCTAGGGTTTTCTGGTTATCTCATTGCACAAGGTGTTTTTGAAATGAATATGACAATGATTGTAGCTACCGCTGCAGGTGTAGTGGGCTCCATTTTGTCGTATTGGATGGGTGAACATGGTGGGCGCCCATTGTTGAAGCGGTATGGAAAGTATATTTTCTTCAATGAGCATAAATTTGAAATGGCTGAAAAAATGTTTAATAAATATGGGGGCGCCGCTGTATTTTTTGGTCGTTTACTGCCTGGTATTCGTACCTTTATTTCTTTTCCGGCCGGCATTGCGCGTTATCCAATGGGGCGCTTTGTGATTTGGACTTTATTAGGAACGATTCCTTGGACAATTCTTCTCGTATGGCTTGGTGTTAAACTCGGTGAACATTGGCAAGATTTGATTGAATATAATCATGAATTTTTAGTTATTATGATTGCCGTTTTTGCTGTGATTGCCTTGTTCTTTGGCATTCGTTATTATCGCAATAAGAAGAAAAAAGTAGCCACTACATCTTCTGAGAAGCAAGATACTCAGAACGATTAA
- a CDS encoding ArnT family glycosyltransferase: MRLHRLTVICFLIALAMYAIGNGGLPVTDPVESNYALTAKEMVLSGDWLSPQIYHNYWYDKPIMIYWLIGLSYKLFGFTDFAARFPAALFGALAVGLFYQVVRSISGRRLLSLWSAMILGSSLEFWLLARGIVTDMVLLWATIGTFTYAYRGLTEGKTRYMVWAYLFAGVGVLTKGPVALVLPGILLLVYALVMRSWSMLRYIFAWQGILAFILVVLPWYGYMYLIHGQDFINGFLGLHNVVRATQSEHPDVNYWWYYLAMFPVASLPWTGAIIYGMYYGWRLKQSFYVFSMVMGWGTLLFYSLMATKYPTYTFISLIPFSFLGAFGVVKLLRPGTPCKRWWILMGPAFFLWILFGVASFFVPWGFWYLLYVFIVVGIILTVLMYMNRKRYMLPVVIAFTTMAIAGLVIHEGVQPLIEQRSSEAYAPIVANYEGNIYFYGNYSASLVYYTDKEITKIEDEAIPSIREQRSAAWEGKDTMPTKSVDEVVKQFEVTQYNEERILRSITNNQGRPTRLPMGETPTAPMPIDNPVPLQAMIIVPEKLQPYFAATPLYQMVQLKQAINKVLIYETP; the protein is encoded by the coding sequence ATGCGGCTTCATCGTTTGACCGTTATTTGCTTCCTCATTGCATTAGCTATGTATGCTATCGGCAATGGTGGTTTGCCGGTGACAGATCCGGTAGAGTCTAATTATGCATTGACGGCAAAAGAAATGGTACTTTCTGGTGATTGGTTGTCACCACAAATTTACCACAATTACTGGTATGATAAACCAATTATGATTTATTGGCTCATTGGTTTAAGTTATAAATTATTTGGCTTTACTGATTTTGCAGCCCGATTCCCAGCAGCTTTATTTGGGGCGTTAGCAGTGGGCCTATTTTATCAAGTTGTGCGCAGTATTTCAGGGCGTCGCTTGTTATCTTTGTGGAGTGCCATGATTTTAGGCTCCTCGTTAGAGTTTTGGCTATTGGCGCGAGGTATTGTGACCGATATGGTCTTACTTTGGGCGACTATTGGCACATTTACTTATGCGTATCGTGGTTTGACGGAAGGCAAGACTCGGTATATGGTATGGGCCTATCTGTTTGCTGGTGTAGGTGTGCTTACTAAAGGGCCGGTCGCATTGGTATTGCCGGGCATTTTATTATTGGTGTATGCGTTAGTTATGCGTTCATGGAGTATGCTTCGTTATATTTTTGCCTGGCAAGGTATTTTGGCGTTTATCCTTGTCGTTTTACCTTGGTATGGTTATATGTATTTAATACATGGCCAAGATTTTATTAATGGTTTCTTAGGACTTCACAATGTAGTTCGGGCAACTCAATCAGAACATCCAGACGTAAACTATTGGTGGTATTATTTAGCAATGTTCCCTGTAGCATCGTTACCTTGGACTGGTGCGATTATATATGGTATGTACTATGGGTGGCGTCTTAAACAGTCGTTCTATGTATTTTCTATGGTTATGGGTTGGGGCACCTTGTTGTTCTATTCGCTCATGGCTACTAAATATCCGACCTATACGTTCATTAGTTTGATTCCATTTAGTTTTTTAGGTGCTTTTGGGGTGGTTAAATTATTGCGTCCTGGAACTCCTTGTAAACGTTGGTGGATTCTTATGGGGCCAGCCTTTTTCTTGTGGATTTTGTTTGGCGTAGCCAGTTTCTTTGTGCCTTGGGGCTTTTGGTATTTGCTTTACGTCTTTATCGTAGTTGGCATTATTTTAACAGTCCTTATGTATATGAATAGAAAACGGTATATGTTGCCAGTTGTGATTGCCTTTACTACGATGGCGATTGCTGGTTTAGTAATTCATGAAGGGGTGCAGCCACTGATTGAACAACGGTCGTCGGAAGCGTATGCTCCGATTGTAGCAAACTATGAAGGCAATATTTATTTTTATGGCAATTATAGTGCTTCTTTGGTGTATTATACTGACAAGGAAATTACAAAGATTGAAGATGAGGCTATTCCGTCGATTCGTGAACAGCGTAGTGCGGCTTGGGAAGGTAAGGATACTATGCCGACGAAGTCTGTCGATGAAGTGGTTAAGCAATTTGAGGTAACACAGTATAATGAAGAACGAATTTTACGTTCTATTACTAATAATCAAGGGCGACCAACTCGATTGCCGATGGGTGAAACGCCGACGGCTCCTATGCCGATAGATAATCCTGTGCCATTACAAGCGATGATTATTGTTCCAGAAAAATTGCAACCGTATTTTGCAGCAACACCACTCTATCAGATGGTGCAATTGAAACAGGCGATTAATAAAGTATTGATTTATGAAACGCCTTGA
- a CDS encoding uracil-DNA glycosylase translates to MIDKRMVLETKVNQFIERLASYEGSDIVFNPWRDYEPMLDISPEAPAIRRDQLRQYLLARLDGCPYVIIAEAMGYQGGRFSGIAITCERMLLGFHDDIEAAMILPSGLGLRTSLASSPLITKAKVRKEGFNEPTDTVVWSTLLDNDIDTYTALLWNIFPFHPHEAGNLLSNRTPTDAELAVGGTFAKELLVLNNLALHGDEALAQALMQEASGEMPNASVFAVGRKSYGVLETQHIFSYPLRHPANGGAQQYRDQFAEIYSFLPNRK, encoded by the coding sequence ATGATTGATAAGCGGATGGTACTAGAGACTAAGGTTAATCAGTTTATTGAACGGTTGGCTTCCTATGAAGGGTCCGATATAGTATTTAATCCTTGGCGTGACTATGAGCCTATGTTGGACATAAGTCCAGAAGCACCGGCTATTCGTCGCGACCAATTACGACAGTATTTGTTGGCTCGGTTAGACGGTTGTCCCTATGTGATTATTGCGGAGGCTATGGGGTATCAAGGTGGGCGATTTTCAGGGATTGCCATTACTTGTGAACGAATGCTCTTAGGGTTTCATGATGACATTGAGGCAGCCATGATTCTACCCAGTGGATTAGGGCTGCGTACGAGTTTAGCGTCTAGTCCATTAATCACCAAAGCCAAAGTGCGTAAAGAAGGATTTAATGAACCAACCGATACGGTTGTGTGGTCTACCTTGTTAGATAATGATATAGATACATATACAGCTTTATTATGGAATATTTTTCCGTTTCATCCGCATGAAGCAGGTAATCTACTATCTAATAGGACACCAACAGACGCCGAATTAGCCGTGGGTGGCACGTTTGCTAAGGAATTATTAGTACTAAATAATTTAGCGTTGCATGGGGATGAAGCATTAGCACAGGCGTTAATGCAAGAAGCATCAGGTGAAATGCCTAATGCTAGTGTTTTCGCGGTAGGCCGTAAGTCCTATGGGGTGCTAGAGACACAACATATTTTTTCGTATCCGTTGCGTCATCCTGCTAATGGTGGTGCTCAACAATATCGCGATCAGTTTGCTGAGATTTATTCGTTTTTACCAAATCGTAAATAA